A region of Streptomyces sp. R44 DNA encodes the following proteins:
- a CDS encoding phosphatase PAP2 family protein has translation MASYDRLRAGGSPRPLETGDTWWYAAVAGEAAGSFSTRVRTRTRRACLGAVLLLTVIYAGLVLTATGRRWGDAAVTGRRADPAAATLLREHPSLAGATTVSLVLGCVLLLATGLIRKRYALTGAAAGAVVTALAVTGLLQRYAPRPRLADTAGLATSGFPSAQSTLAVGIALGLVLVAPYRQRALAVGAATLWAVAVGAYTLAAGQHRPGDVIAAALVVLAVTSGLLAVIARRGKVRPGPRRGPALPGLPVTVPLALLALGGLGAGLWLLGDTLALPATAPYDPAELRLAHRCGQALAAGVVAATGLILLAVLRRVDVDGAPAAYRLGGPFVEAAGVPRDAELVGPFTEEHDHEIS, from the coding sequence ATGGCTTCCTACGACAGGCTCCGCGCCGGCGGCTCCCCGAGGCCGCTGGAGACCGGTGACACCTGGTGGTACGCCGCCGTGGCCGGCGAAGCCGCCGGCTCGTTCAGCACACGGGTCCGCACCCGGACCCGCCGTGCCTGCCTCGGGGCCGTCCTCCTCCTCACGGTCATCTACGCGGGACTCGTGCTCACCGCGACCGGCCGCCGCTGGGGCGACGCCGCCGTCACCGGCCGCCGCGCCGACCCCGCCGCCGCCACCCTGCTCCGCGAGCATCCCTCCCTCGCCGGGGCCACCACCGTCTCCCTCGTCCTCGGCTGCGTCCTCCTCCTCGCCACCGGCCTCATACGCAAGCGGTACGCCCTCACCGGCGCCGCCGCCGGAGCGGTCGTCACCGCCCTCGCCGTCACCGGACTCCTCCAGCGGTACGCCCCCCGCCCCCGGCTCGCCGACACCGCCGGCCTCGCCACCAGCGGCTTCCCCAGCGCCCAGAGCACGCTCGCCGTCGGCATCGCCCTCGGCCTGGTCCTCGTCGCCCCCTACCGGCAGCGCGCCCTGGCCGTCGGCGCCGCCACCCTCTGGGCCGTCGCCGTCGGCGCGTACACCCTCGCGGCGGGGCAGCACCGGCCCGGCGACGTCATCGCCGCCGCCCTCGTCGTCCTCGCCGTGACCTCGGGCCTCCTCGCCGTCATCGCCCGCCGGGGCAAGGTCCGCCCCGGCCCGCGCCGGGGACCCGCCCTGCCCGGTCTCCCGGTGACCGTCCCGCTCGCCCTGCTGGCCCTGGGCGGCCTCGGAGCGGGGCTCTGGCTGCTCGGCGACACCCTCGCGCTGCCCGCCACCGCCCCGTACGACCCGGCCGAGCTCCGGCTCGCGCACCGCTGCGGCCAGGCCCTCGCCGCCGGCGTCGTCGCCGCCACCGGACTGATCCTGCTCGCCGTGCTCCGGCGCGTCGACGTGGACGGCGCCCCCGCCGCGTACCGGCTCGGCGGGCCCTTCGTGGAGGCCGCCGGCGTCCCCCGCGACGCCGAGCTCGTGGGGCCCTTTACCGAGGAGCACGATCACGAGATATCTTGA
- a CDS encoding glycoside hydrolase family 15 protein, which translates to MAGRIEDYALVGDLETAALIGTDGSVDWWCAPRFDSPACLAALLGEPDHGRWILAPVGNGRCTRRSYRGDTLVLDSVWETLSGTVRITDFMPPRSPGEDSPRIVRIVEGVAGRVAVRGELRVRFDHGSIVPWTRAKDRRTVVSLAGPDAAHLSCGPGVELDVTPDRTSCEFTVTAGRRVAFVLGWSPSYAPAPPPASPAGVAAALARTLAFWNDWAANLRYEGPAREAVLRSLLTLKALTYAPSGGIVAAATASLPESVGGGRNWDYRFCWLRDSTFTLSCLLRSGYRREALAWTDWLLRAVAGDPADLQPVYGVEGQRRLPETYADWLPGYENSRPVRFGNAAVGQFQLDIYGEVLSTVYSAVRAGVDLDPAAWSLVASLLEYLGKRWREPDEGIWEVRGPRRHFVHSKVMAWVAADRAVRLARLAGLRGSLARWQALRTELHAEICARGWSEEQGSFTQYYGSRQVDATALLIPRLGFLPAADPRVLGTVRAMERLDDHGFLRRYGDARDGGTHELDDLGGTEGSFVACTFWYADALAVTGRADEARAVFERVLDVRNDVGLLAEEWDPVAGRQLGNMPQALSHVALVNTAFTLYGTRRHDRDRAGRLAVA; encoded by the coding sequence ATGGCAGGGCGAATTGAGGACTACGCCCTCGTCGGTGACCTGGAGACCGCCGCGCTCATCGGGACCGACGGGTCCGTCGACTGGTGGTGCGCACCCCGCTTCGACTCGCCCGCCTGCCTCGCCGCCCTCCTCGGCGAGCCGGACCACGGCCGATGGATCCTCGCCCCCGTCGGCAACGGCCGCTGTACGCGCAGGAGTTACCGCGGCGACACGCTCGTCCTCGACAGCGTCTGGGAGACCCTCTCCGGAACCGTCCGGATCACCGACTTCATGCCGCCCCGCAGCCCGGGCGAGGACTCCCCGAGGATCGTCCGCATCGTCGAGGGGGTCGCCGGACGGGTCGCCGTACGGGGCGAGTTGAGGGTCCGCTTCGACCACGGCAGCATCGTGCCCTGGACCCGCGCGAAGGACCGGCGCACCGTCGTCTCCCTCGCCGGGCCGGACGCCGCCCACCTCTCCTGCGGGCCCGGCGTCGAACTGGACGTCACCCCCGACCGTACGAGCTGCGAGTTCACCGTCACGGCCGGCCGCCGGGTCGCCTTCGTCCTCGGCTGGAGCCCCTCGTACGCCCCCGCGCCGCCGCCCGCCTCGCCCGCCGGTGTCGCCGCCGCCCTCGCCCGTACCCTCGCCTTCTGGAACGACTGGGCAGCGAACCTGCGCTACGAAGGGCCCGCCCGCGAGGCCGTGCTCCGCTCCCTGCTCACCCTCAAGGCCCTCACCTACGCCCCCTCGGGCGGCATCGTCGCCGCCGCCACCGCCTCGCTGCCCGAGTCCGTCGGCGGCGGCCGCAACTGGGACTACCGCTTCTGCTGGCTGCGCGACTCCACCTTCACCCTCTCCTGTCTGCTCCGCAGCGGATACCGCAGGGAGGCCCTGGCCTGGACCGACTGGCTGCTGCGCGCCGTCGCGGGCGACCCCGCCGACCTCCAGCCGGTGTACGGGGTCGAGGGGCAGCGGCGGCTGCCCGAGACGTACGCCGACTGGCTGCCCGGCTACGAGAACTCACGCCCCGTCAGATTCGGCAACGCCGCCGTCGGCCAGTTCCAGCTCGACATCTACGGCGAGGTCCTCAGCACCGTCTACTCGGCCGTCCGGGCCGGCGTCGACCTCGACCCCGCGGCCTGGTCCCTGGTGGCCTCGCTCCTGGAGTACCTCGGCAAGCGCTGGCGCGAACCCGACGAGGGCATCTGGGAAGTCCGGGGCCCGCGCCGCCACTTCGTCCACTCCAAGGTCATGGCCTGGGTCGCCGCCGACCGTGCCGTCCGCCTCGCCCGCCTCGCCGGACTGCGCGGCTCCCTCGCACGCTGGCAGGCGCTCCGCACCGAACTGCACGCGGAGATCTGCGCCCGCGGATGGAGCGAGGAACAGGGCTCCTTCACCCAGTACTACGGAAGCCGGCAGGTCGACGCCACCGCCCTGCTGATCCCCCGGCTCGGCTTCCTCCCGGCCGCCGACCCCCGTGTCCTCGGCACCGTCCGGGCGATGGAACGGCTCGACGACCACGGCTTCCTGCGCCGGTACGGCGACGCCCGCGACGGCGGCACGCACGAGCTCGACGACCTCGGCGGCACCGAGGGGAGCTTCGTCGCCTGCACGTTCTGGTACGCCGACGCCCTCGCCGTGACCGGCCGCGCCGACGAGGCGAGGGCCGTCTTCGAGCGGGTCCTCGACGTCCGCAACGACGTCGGGCTCCTCGCCGAGGAATGGGACCCGGTGGCCGGCCGTCAGCTCGGCAACATGCCCCAGGCGCTCAGTCATGTCGCCCTGGTGAACACGGCGTTCACCCTCTACGGCACACGCCGCCACGACCGCGACCGCGCCGGCCGGCTCGCTGTGGCATGA